The following proteins are encoded in a genomic region of Cellulomonas sp. ES6:
- a CDS encoding N-acetylmuramoyl-L-alanine amidase, protein MARLRRPVSVVVSGALAAGLLTTLAPAASSSPAPAAGSAADELSVVELDLSGVSAAARPDLPAPESVPTDEGAGDAAPDAAARSAAPDAQDAAGTTALPGEPAPADGGEPTAGPTTEPTTEPTTEPTAEPTPRPTSEPSAAPTPAPTAEPSDSPTAGPAPTAPGDAAGTGPVADPDVLTVEMDTAPFTVLGVTWDRTPGLSGVEIRYRVRVDGAWTDWAGAESSDVAPDPGTDDAAADARDGTDPIVAVGADGVQIWAEAETGTVTGLKAVLVDPGADPAGTGELATTGAAATGGAAVGTAESSGDAVVRTLAATGPAAVATAAVSAPAIISRAGWGADESMRPCDPDFSTQIVSAAVHHTASANGYSAAEVPGIIRGFYAYHTRPEAAGGRGWCDIGYNFLVDQFGRVFEGRAGGIESTVVGVHTGGFNSRTIGVAAIGNFQTTTPSAALLESLSRLIAWKFAVHRIQANTNVTMVSGGGASKFPAGTSVSFPTIYAHRDAQLTSCPGQTLYDRLPDIRNRVAALANATVAASPVSRLESLRATSSGIQLSGWTFDPGSSASLQVAVSVDGAVKRLTADRSRPDVASAYGVGPSHGFSGTVPAGNGRHLVCVSSVNVGSGHDVVLGCAWLTVRNAAPVGVVERLSTTPEGVTLSGWALDPDTTAPVQVHVHVDGKAVRSVKADLDRPDVERAYGLGAAHGFNASVAVTGGKHEVCVYAINQPTGPATRLTCRTVEVGNVPVGRVDALTAGADSVTVRGWALDADTRDPISVHVHVDGKPVRSVRAETYRADIDRAYGLGPNHGFSAEVPVAQGKHEVCVYAINVPSGPHKRLTCRTVTVSNDKPLGRLDVVRPAAGGVRVAGWALDPDTTASIRVHVHVDGTPVRSVLADRSRPDVGRAYGLGSAHGFDTTVPAAPGSRQVCVYAINQPAGPNPRLGCTTVTVP, encoded by the coding sequence ATGGCACGACTGCGCCGTCCCGTGTCCGTCGTGGTGTCCGGCGCGCTCGCCGCCGGGCTGCTCACGACGCTCGCGCCCGCCGCGTCCTCCAGCCCCGCCCCGGCGGCCGGCAGCGCGGCGGACGAGCTGTCCGTCGTCGAGCTCGACCTGTCCGGCGTGAGCGCCGCGGCCCGCCCGGACCTGCCCGCGCCCGAGTCCGTGCCGACCGACGAGGGCGCCGGCGACGCCGCCCCCGACGCCGCGGCCCGCTCGGCGGCGCCCGACGCGCAGGACGCCGCGGGCACGACCGCCCTGCCCGGCGAGCCGGCGCCGGCCGACGGCGGCGAGCCGACCGCGGGCCCGACCACCGAGCCGACCACCGAGCCGACCACCGAGCCGACCGCGGAGCCGACCCCCCGGCCGACCTCCGAGCCGTCCGCGGCGCCCACCCCGGCCCCCACCGCCGAGCCGTCCGACTCCCCCACGGCCGGTCCCGCGCCGACGGCGCCGGGCGACGCGGCCGGCACCGGGCCGGTCGCCGACCCGGACGTCCTCACCGTCGAGATGGACACGGCACCGTTCACCGTCCTCGGCGTCACGTGGGACCGCACGCCCGGGCTGTCGGGCGTCGAGATCCGCTACCGCGTGCGGGTCGACGGCGCGTGGACCGACTGGGCGGGCGCCGAGTCCTCCGACGTCGCGCCGGACCCCGGCACCGACGACGCGGCGGCCGACGCGCGCGACGGTACCGACCCGATCGTGGCCGTCGGGGCCGACGGCGTGCAGATCTGGGCGGAGGCGGAGACCGGCACGGTGACGGGGCTCAAGGCCGTCCTGGTCGACCCGGGCGCCGACCCCGCGGGGACGGGCGAGCTGGCGACGACCGGGGCCGCGGCCACCGGCGGTGCCGCGGTCGGCACGGCGGAGTCGTCCGGCGACGCCGTGGTCCGCACCCTCGCCGCCACCGGTCCGGCCGCCGTCGCGACCGCGGCCGTCTCCGCCCCGGCGATCATCAGCCGCGCGGGCTGGGGCGCCGACGAGTCGATGCGGCCCTGCGACCCGGACTTCTCCACGCAGATCGTCTCCGCCGCGGTCCACCACACCGCGTCCGCCAACGGCTACTCCGCCGCCGAGGTGCCGGGCATCATCCGCGGCTTCTACGCCTACCACACGCGCCCGGAGGCCGCGGGCGGGCGTGGCTGGTGCGACATCGGCTACAACTTCCTCGTCGACCAGTTCGGGCGGGTGTTCGAGGGGCGGGCCGGCGGCATCGAGTCCACGGTGGTCGGCGTCCACACGGGCGGGTTCAACAGCCGGACCATCGGCGTGGCCGCCATCGGCAACTTCCAGACCACCACGCCCTCGGCGGCGCTGCTGGAGAGCCTGAGCCGGCTGATCGCGTGGAAGTTCGCCGTGCACCGCATCCAGGCGAACACGAACGTCACGATGGTGTCCGGCGGCGGGGCCTCGAAGTTCCCCGCCGGGACGAGCGTCTCGTTCCCCACGATCTACGCGCACCGGGACGCGCAGCTGACCTCCTGCCCGGGGCAGACGCTGTACGACCGGCTGCCGGACATCCGCAACCGCGTCGCGGCGCTCGCGAACGCCACGGTGGCGGCCTCGCCGGTCTCGCGGCTCGAGAGCCTGCGGGCGACGTCGTCGGGGATCCAGCTCTCCGGGTGGACGTTCGACCCGGGGTCGTCCGCGTCCCTGCAGGTCGCGGTCTCCGTGGACGGCGCGGTGAAGCGCCTGACCGCCGACCGGAGCCGGCCCGACGTGGCGAGCGCGTACGGCGTCGGCCCGTCGCACGGGTTCTCGGGCACGGTCCCGGCCGGCAACGGCCGGCACCTCGTGTGCGTGTCGTCCGTCAACGTCGGCTCGGGGCACGACGTGGTGCTGGGCTGCGCGTGGCTGACCGTCCGCAACGCGGCCCCGGTGGGCGTGGTCGAGCGGCTGTCGACCACGCCGGAGGGCGTGACGCTCAGCGGCTGGGCGCTCGACCCGGACACCACGGCGCCCGTCCAGGTGCACGTGCACGTGGACGGCAAGGCGGTCCGGTCGGTCAAGGCCGACCTCGACCGCCCGGACGTCGAGCGGGCGTACGGCCTCGGGGCCGCGCACGGGTTCAACGCGTCGGTCGCGGTGACCGGCGGGAAGCACGAGGTGTGCGTCTACGCGATCAACCAGCCGACGGGCCCCGCGACCCGCCTCACGTGCCGCACGGTCGAGGTCGGGAACGTGCCGGTCGGCCGGGTGGACGCGCTGACCGCCGGCGCCGACTCCGTGACGGTGCGCGGCTGGGCGCTCGACGCGGACACGCGCGACCCGATCTCCGTCCACGTGCACGTGGACGGCAAGCCGGTGCGCTCCGTCCGCGCGGAGACGTACCGTGCCGACATCGACCGGGCGTACGGCCTGGGCCCGAACCACGGCTTCAGCGCCGAGGTGCCGGTGGCGCAGGGGAAGCACGAGGTCTGCGTCTACGCCATCAACGTGCCGAGCGGCCCGCACAAGCGGCTGACGTGCCGCACGGTGACGGTCAGCAACGACAAGCCGCTCGGGCGCCTGGACGTGGTCCGCCCGGCGGCGGGTGGCGTGCGGGTCGCGGGCTGGGCGCTCGACCCCGACACCACCGCGTCGATCCGCGTGCACGTGCACGTGGACGGCACCCCGGTGCGCTCGGTGCTGGCGGACCGCTCGCGGCCGGACGTGGGCCGCGCCTACGGCCTCGGCTCGGCGCACGGCTTCGACACGACGGTGCCCGCGGCCCCGGGCTCGCGGCAGGTGTGCGTCTACGCGATCAACCAGCCGGCGGGCCCGAACCCCCGGCTCGGGTGCACGACCGTCACCGTGCCCTGA